The DNA sequence TTATAGTAGAAAATTCTACAAAATACGACTGATAATGGTAATCTTTGCATAAGTAAGTATCTTCGGCTTCTATTTGGAGTGGAATGCTCCGTTAAAGAAAAAAAAAGAGCCGCCTGCTGCGGCTGGCTCTCTACAGCATTTTCAGCAGGGCGTCCTTGCCGATCATGCCTTTATGGATTCCAAGTTCTTCAGCCTCAAAGGTCACCGATTCCAGCGGTGCCTCCAGGAGCTGCTCGATCGTGCGGACACCAACAGCCCTTCCAGCAATCACTTTCCGGTCCTTCAGCTTTTCATTGAGCAGGGCGATGTCCAGCGCTCCGCACATAATATAGCCCTTTTCGCTCGAGACAGCGAGCAGGGTCGTTTTCGGCAGCTGAACGGATACGCTTAAAAAGGTATGGCCGTCGATGATGACAGGTGACAGTTCCATCATAAGTATCCACTCCTTTCGCTTCATAACAGATTATGTCAGCAAAAGAAAAAGGGTGCCCGTATATTACTGAAGCTGCTGCAGTTTCCATTCCAGCAGATGCCGCAGGAAATCGGGAAAGAAATATTCCTTTTCGGCAGCCCTGCGGATTTCAGGGAAAAAGGGACCGAATGTAAACATGTCCGGGATAGCAAGGGAATAGCTTTTTTCATTGT is a window from the Bacillus infantis NRRL B-14911 genome containing:
- a CDS encoding YunC family protein, giving the protein MMELSPVIIDGHTFLSVSVQLPKTTLLAVSSEKGYIMCGALDIALLNEKLKDRKVIAGRAVGVRTIEQLLEAPLESVTFEAEELGIHKGMIGKDALLKML